The following are from one region of the Cyanobium sp. ATX 6F1 genome:
- a CDS encoding Occludin/ELL family protein codes for MARAPRHPRLSPTGGLFWSALLGLGPALVAAALLSPPAAQAGPVICNTTIEAPLPGRGVSGAFPASTVEVTRCGVVQTTSELVERRFYSYTAPFARGVSLTGQITDVLGISAPGRDGGKIVAFGFPDQTIVWDGSALDNTYQALLEEQSSPIPWRTADVGNGFCSGLSQAGCGMSVQSFPVPRQPLTTYTPVRGLW; via the coding sequence ATGGCCCGCGCGCCCCGTCATCCCCGCCTGAGCCCCACTGGCGGTCTCTTTTGGAGCGCCCTGCTGGGCCTCGGTCCTGCGCTGGTGGCCGCGGCGCTGCTGAGCCCGCCTGCGGCCCAGGCCGGCCCAGTGATCTGCAACACCACGATCGAAGCGCCGCTGCCGGGGCGCGGGGTCAGCGGAGCCTTCCCCGCCTCCACCGTCGAGGTCACCCGCTGCGGCGTGGTGCAGACCACCTCTGAGCTGGTGGAGCGCCGCTTCTACAGCTACACCGCACCCTTCGCCCGGGGCGTGAGCCTGACCGGCCAGATCACCGATGTGCTCGGAATCTCTGCCCCTGGCCGGGATGGCGGCAAGATCGTTGCCTTCGGTTTCCCCGATCAGACGATCGTCTGGGATGGCTCGGCGCTCGACAACACCTACCAGGCCTTGCTGGAGGAGCAGAGCAGCCCGATCCCCTGGCGCACCGCCGACGTGGGTAACGGCTTCTGCTCCGGTCTGTCTCAGGCGGGCTGCGGGATGTCGGTGCAGTCCTTCCCCGTCCCGCGTCAGCCGCTCACCACCTACACGCCCGTTCGCGGTCTCTGGTGA
- a CDS encoding hemolysin family protein, with amino-acid sequence MRYLALAGLLVLLAFFAAGEFALIRLRPSRVKLLQADGRPGAEAVARLQKRLRRALVATQLGAALALVALGWAGRGVAVRLDPTVTRPWIDLLVFVVLVVLATLVGGLLPKAWVLHRPESSALLLAPLLESTTRTLAPLLSVLERLGDGLLHLLGLPRNWDQLVPVLSAGELETLIESNSVTGLMPDERNILEGLFSLRDTPVREVMVPRSGMVTLPIGVRFAQMMEVVHATHHARFPVIGQSLDDVRGLLDLRRLAEPMARGELQGDTPLAPYVTPVLRVQEITPLAELLPVIRGGQPLLVVVDEHGGTEGLVTVADLTSEIVGEEEDPQADQNDLQQLQDDTWLVAGDLEIFELNRQLGLHLPEADGHHTLAGFLLECLQHIPAAGESLRWQGHGFEIMAMDGPRIDRVQIVRRPSNDGPDERPQDRSSERSVREGS; translated from the coding sequence ATGCGCTACCTCGCCCTGGCCGGTCTTCTGGTGCTGCTGGCCTTCTTCGCCGCCGGGGAATTCGCCCTGATCCGTCTGCGGCCCAGCAGGGTGAAGCTGTTGCAGGCCGACGGCCGCCCCGGGGCGGAGGCGGTGGCACGGCTGCAGAAGCGCTTGCGCCGGGCCCTGGTGGCCACCCAGCTGGGCGCGGCCCTTGCCCTGGTGGCCCTGGGTTGGGCCGGCCGCGGTGTGGCGGTGCGGCTGGATCCCACCGTCACCCGGCCCTGGATCGATCTGCTGGTGTTCGTGGTGCTGGTGGTGCTGGCGACCCTGGTGGGGGGGCTGTTGCCCAAGGCCTGGGTGCTGCACCGGCCGGAATCCTCGGCCCTGCTCCTGGCCCCCCTGCTGGAATCCACCACCCGCACCCTGGCACCGCTGCTGAGCGTGCTGGAGCGCCTCGGCGACGGGCTGCTGCACCTGCTGGGGCTACCGCGCAACTGGGACCAGCTGGTGCCGGTGCTCTCAGCGGGCGAGCTGGAGACGCTGATCGAATCGAACAGCGTCACCGGCTTGATGCCGGATGAGCGCAACATCCTCGAAGGACTTTTCTCCCTGCGGGACACCCCGGTGCGTGAAGTGATGGTGCCCCGCTCCGGCATGGTCACCCTGCCGATCGGGGTGCGCTTTGCCCAGATGATGGAGGTAGTCCATGCCACCCACCACGCCCGCTTTCCGGTGATCGGCCAGTCCCTCGACGATGTGCGTGGCCTGCTGGATCTGCGCCGCCTGGCGGAACCGATGGCCCGGGGCGAACTCCAGGGCGACACCCCCCTGGCCCCCTACGTCACACCGGTGCTGCGGGTGCAGGAGATCACCCCCCTGGCGGAGCTGCTGCCGGTGATCCGCGGCGGCCAGCCCCTGCTGGTGGTGGTTGATGAGCATGGCGGCACGGAGGGTCTTGTGACCGTGGCCGACCTCACCAGCGAGATCGTGGGGGAGGAGGAAGACCCACAAGCGGACCAGAACGATCTGCAGCAACTCCAGGACGACACCTGGCTGGTGGCGGGTGACCTGGAGATCTTCGAACTCAACCGTCAGCTGGGGCTGCACCTGCCCGAGGCCGATGGCCACCACACCCTGGCGGGCTTCCTGCTCGAGTGCCTGCAGCACATTCCCGCCGCCGGCGAAAGCCTGCGCTGGCAGGGCCACGGTTTTGAGATCATGGCCATGGATGGCCCCCGCATCGACCGGGTGCAGATCGTCCGGCGCCCCAGCAACGACGGCCCCGATGAGCGCCCTCAGGACCGCTCCAGTGAACGATCGGTACGGGAGGGAAGCTGA
- a CDS encoding esterase-like activity of phytase family protein, translating to MIELPLPCPLEAGWHLQAQLDLPRQAADGRPLGGFSAVSFDQLTGLLWLLSDAPRGQLVALDPGGLRQAPVLASDPLALSGSPYAPLPARIDGEGLARAPGELWISSEGRRSAERPAQLLRFDSATGLLQRAVELPEPWQSRPGQGLESNRGPEALTWLPGASGTATGDLLLAAEAHLRQDPPDRVRLLRFSPSLQGPGAFIALPPLARPKQPGVWGLTELLALPRQRQLLGLWRSYLPPDGWGALLALYPLPEPSTAAGVDPAADAPALEPLISWDLIATGLAPENWEALAVGPAGAVRPGEPIAAARGEGPPLLLVTDDNFNPAQRSLLGVLRPRRTAACPG from the coding sequence GTGATCGAGCTGCCGCTGCCCTGCCCTCTGGAGGCGGGCTGGCATCTGCAGGCCCAGCTCGACCTCCCCCGGCAAGCGGCCGATGGCCGTCCCCTGGGGGGCTTCTCGGCCGTCAGCTTTGATCAGCTCACCGGCCTGTTGTGGCTGCTCAGTGACGCGCCCCGGGGGCAGCTGGTGGCGCTTGATCCGGGGGGGCTTCGCCAAGCACCTGTCCTGGCGAGCGATCCCCTGGCCCTCTCGGGCAGCCCCTACGCGCCCTTACCTGCTCGGATCGATGGGGAGGGTCTGGCGCGTGCCCCCGGAGAACTCTGGATCTCCAGTGAGGGCCGCCGCAGCGCCGAACGGCCGGCTCAATTGCTGCGTTTCGATTCCGCCACGGGCCTGCTGCAGCGGGCGGTGGAGCTGCCGGAGCCCTGGCAGAGCCGGCCGGGGCAGGGGCTGGAATCCAACCGCGGCCCGGAGGCCCTCACCTGGCTGCCCGGTGCGAGCGGCACCGCCACCGGCGATCTGCTGCTGGCCGCCGAAGCCCACCTGCGCCAGGACCCCCCTGACCGGGTGCGGTTGCTGCGCTTCTCGCCCTCGCTCCAGGGCCCCGGGGCGTTCATCGCCCTGCCCCCGCTGGCGAGGCCAAAGCAGCCCGGTGTCTGGGGCCTCACCGAACTGCTCGCCCTGCCCCGCCAGCGGCAGCTGCTGGGGCTCTGGCGCAGCTACCTGCCCCCGGATGGTTGGGGAGCCCTGCTGGCCCTCTATCCCCTTCCCGAACCATCAACGGCAGCGGGAGTTGATCCAGCCGCGGACGCCCCAGCCCTTGAGCCCCTGATCAGTTGGGACCTGATCGCCACCGGCCTGGCTCCGGAAAACTGGGAGGCCCTGGCGGTGGGGCCCGCCGGGGCGGTTCGCCCTGGGGAGCCGATCGCGGCGGCCCGGGGGGAGGGTCCGCCCCTGCTTCTGGTCACCGATGACAACTTCAACCCCGCCCAGCGCTCCCTGCTGGGGGTGCTGCGGCCGCGGCGCACGGCGGCCTGCCCCGGCTGA
- a CDS encoding Gfo/Idh/MocA family protein yields MTPVKVGVIGIGNMGWHHARVLSLLRDAELVAVADPDAERGQLAVEQFDCRWVADYHELLGQVEAVCIAVPTLLHHGVGMACLKAGVHVLIEKPIAASQEEAAELIQAAESAGRLLQVGHIERFNPAFRELLKVVANEDVVVLEARRHSPNPDRANDVSVVLDLMIHDIDLVLELAGAPVVRLAAAGGCSAEGPIDYVNATLGFANGVVASLTASKMAHRKIRSLSAHCRDSLVETDFLNRSLRIHRRARQSISADHGELLYRNDGFIEEVITTSIEPLYAELEHFLQCVRGRETPAVDGLQASRALQLADLIEQAVEHPAQCMALKHPI; encoded by the coding sequence ATGACCCCGGTGAAAGTGGGCGTCATCGGTATCGGCAACATGGGCTGGCACCATGCCCGGGTGCTCAGCCTGCTGCGCGACGCCGAGCTGGTGGCGGTGGCCGACCCCGACGCCGAACGGGGTCAGCTGGCGGTGGAGCAGTTCGATTGCCGCTGGGTGGCCGATTACCATGAGCTGCTCGGCCAGGTGGAGGCGGTCTGCATCGCCGTGCCGACCCTCCTGCACCACGGGGTGGGCATGGCTTGCCTCAAGGCTGGAGTGCATGTGCTGATCGAAAAGCCGATCGCCGCCAGCCAGGAGGAGGCCGCCGAGTTGATCCAAGCCGCCGAATCCGCTGGCCGGCTGCTGCAGGTGGGCCACATCGAGCGCTTCAACCCCGCCTTCCGCGAGTTGCTCAAGGTGGTGGCCAATGAGGATGTGGTGGTGCTGGAGGCCCGCCGCCACAGCCCCAACCCCGACCGGGCGAACGATGTGTCGGTGGTGCTCGACCTGATGATCCACGACATCGATCTGGTGTTGGAGCTGGCCGGGGCCCCTGTGGTGCGCCTGGCGGCCGCCGGCGGCTGCAGCGCCGAGGGGCCGATCGATTACGTCAACGCCACCCTGGGTTTCGCCAACGGAGTGGTGGCGAGCCTCACCGCCAGCAAGATGGCCCACCGCAAGATCCGCAGCCTCAGCGCGCACTGCCGCGACAGCCTGGTGGAAACGGATTTCCTCAACCGCAGCCTGCGCATCCACCGCCGGGCCCGCCAGTCGATCTCCGCCGACCACGGCGAGCTCCTCTACCGCAATGATGGCTTCATCGAAGAGGTGATCACCACCTCGATCGAGCCCCTCTACGCCGAACTCGAGCACTTCCTCCAGTGCGTCCGTGGCCGCGAAACCCCGGCGGTGGACGGGCTGCAGGCCTCGAGAGCCCTGCAGCTGGCCGACCTGATCGAGCAGGCGGTGGAGCACCCCGCCCAGTGCATGGCCCTGAAGCACCCGATCTGA
- a CDS encoding glycoside hydrolase family 15 protein, producing the protein MRLSDAEARRILGQLDEQIEAVVLRRQHPITGLLPASTAHTVHGNYGDAWVRDCVYSIQCVWGLALAHRRLGQDPTRVFELEQRVLQLMRGLLNAMLRQAPKLERFKHSLAPLDAIHAKFDTATGNPVVADDGWGHLQLDATGLFLLQIAQLTRAGLVVVQTSHERDFLQNLVYYVARAYRVADYGIWERGDKGNHGLPERNASSIGLVKAALESLDGLDLYGPHGDGRSRLHIPHDAIVRLRRALQGLLPRESASKEVDSACLSVIGYPAWAVEDPRLIQRTRTKIREVLGGTYGYKRFPRDGHQTVVEDHARLHYEREELAAFTAIECEWPLFFAYELVTACCEERWQEAWQWRQRLEAVSVVVEGVPLLPELYLVPEAAIEIERAMPGSQHRVANPNVPLLWTQSLTWLGDLMLNGLLLPADLDPCGRRHGRALGAEKVLVGLVPANASIAASLSEAGLPVTEPTAATGSGRPRVASSKELSERMANVGRNPRLGLSGHPPVRMEAMATGRLYTHGGRTLAFLPAVLEEGTFYLADDPEQLADTVGSELRHLQRHWRGGGVPLLLIPVAEGPFQRNPEAFLRLGENLRSGLLESVPVQLTSLDAVLDQLGCVALPPEALPKSAPIEDVDPLLRASTSRQPLTARQELELELEAVAVADLAQRLWQSTSLPEQAELLEQLVRRLGPHAILQSPSSRGPVKLLALVETIYHRALAEAEWSVVRRCAGVMGLVHPQLEDALTDLLVRQKQVVVGRNYTHDSLISQPQGSLAIAAMIERFSGEDGRECMLQQELLLALDGLARLEPALLSGSLTLQLGQLLLLLTGELASERDLPADDAFEALCDLPPHAIRRRLRAVLADADHAKAALQRKEQLHVSGRVRWEVPDPLEDLPSGGNWLQHRQRLGALQRVPGEFYAGIWNLLHHCQGVVIGDKLERRNRLDGDLVAEMTAGERNFASLVEHLLSKIEAPEYRQLCTETLLSLIAFIEANPRVEFADYLALDVVIGHAVRVGWQQKHTYQNASSYPLHKAEAWEHFYGASPADCRRWQILALKELTQLS; encoded by the coding sequence ATGCGGCTCAGTGACGCCGAGGCGCGCCGCATCCTGGGCCAGCTGGACGAGCAGATCGAGGCTGTGGTGCTGAGGCGTCAGCACCCGATCACCGGCCTGCTGCCCGCCAGCACGGCCCACACGGTTCACGGCAACTACGGCGATGCCTGGGTGCGTGACTGCGTCTACTCGATCCAGTGCGTCTGGGGGCTGGCCCTGGCGCACCGCCGCCTGGGGCAGGATCCCACCCGGGTGTTCGAGCTGGAGCAGCGGGTGCTGCAGCTGATGCGCGGGCTGCTGAACGCGATGCTGCGCCAGGCCCCGAAGCTGGAGCGCTTCAAGCACAGCCTGGCGCCCCTCGATGCCATCCACGCCAAGTTCGACACCGCCACGGGCAATCCGGTGGTGGCTGACGACGGCTGGGGCCATCTGCAGCTGGACGCCACCGGACTGTTTCTGCTGCAGATCGCCCAGCTGACCCGCGCCGGCCTGGTGGTGGTGCAGACCAGCCATGAGCGTGACTTTCTCCAGAACCTCGTCTACTACGTGGCCCGGGCCTACCGGGTGGCGGATTACGGCATCTGGGAGCGGGGCGACAAGGGCAACCACGGCCTGCCCGAGCGCAACGCCAGCTCGATCGGCCTGGTCAAGGCGGCCCTCGAGTCGCTCGACGGGCTCGATCTCTACGGGCCCCACGGGGACGGCCGCAGCCGCCTGCACATTCCCCACGACGCGATCGTGCGCTTGCGCCGCGCCCTCCAGGGGTTGCTGCCGCGCGAATCGGCCAGCAAGGAGGTGGACAGCGCCTGCCTGTCGGTGATCGGCTACCCCGCCTGGGCGGTGGAGGATCCGCGCCTGATCCAGCGCACGCGCACCAAGATCCGCGAGGTTCTCGGCGGCACCTACGGCTACAAGCGCTTCCCCCGCGACGGCCACCAGACGGTGGTGGAAGACCACGCCAGGCTCCACTACGAACGGGAGGAGCTGGCGGCCTTCACCGCGATCGAATGCGAATGGCCCCTGTTCTTCGCCTATGAGCTGGTGACGGCCTGCTGCGAGGAGCGCTGGCAGGAGGCCTGGCAGTGGCGCCAGCGCCTCGAGGCCGTGAGCGTGGTGGTGGAGGGGGTGCCGCTGCTGCCGGAGCTCTACCTGGTGCCCGAAGCGGCGATCGAGATCGAGCGGGCCATGCCGGGCAGCCAGCACCGGGTGGCCAACCCCAATGTGCCCCTGCTCTGGACCCAGAGCCTCACCTGGCTCGGCGATCTGATGCTCAACGGGCTGCTGCTTCCCGCCGATCTCGACCCCTGCGGCCGCCGCCATGGCCGGGCCCTCGGCGCTGAAAAGGTGCTCGTGGGCCTGGTGCCCGCCAACGCGTCGATCGCCGCAAGCCTCAGCGAGGCTGGCCTGCCGGTCACGGAGCCCACGGCCGCAACAGGCTCTGGCCGCCCGCGGGTGGCCAGCTCGAAGGAGCTCTCCGAGCGCATGGCCAACGTGGGCCGCAATCCCCGCCTGGGGTTGAGCGGCCACCCGCCGGTACGCATGGAGGCCATGGCCACGGGGAGGCTGTACACCCATGGCGGCCGCACCCTGGCCTTCCTGCCGGCGGTGCTGGAGGAAGGCACCTTCTACCTGGCCGATGATCCGGAACAGCTCGCCGACACCGTCGGCAGCGAGCTGCGCCACTTGCAACGGCACTGGCGCGGCGGCGGCGTGCCACTGCTCTTGATCCCGGTGGCCGAAGGGCCCTTCCAGCGCAACCCCGAAGCCTTCCTGCGTCTTGGGGAGAACCTCCGCAGTGGCCTGCTCGAATCGGTTCCCGTACAGCTGACCAGCCTCGATGCGGTGCTCGATCAGTTGGGCTGTGTGGCCTTGCCGCCCGAGGCGCTTCCGAAGTCGGCACCGATCGAAGACGTCGATCCGCTGCTGCGGGCCAGCACCAGCCGGCAGCCGCTCACCGCCCGGCAGGAACTGGAGCTTGAACTGGAGGCCGTCGCTGTGGCCGACCTGGCCCAGCGGTTGTGGCAGAGCACCTCACTGCCTGAGCAGGCGGAGCTGCTCGAGCAACTGGTGCGCCGGCTGGGGCCCCATGCGATCCTGCAGAGCCCTTCCAGCAGGGGGCCGGTGAAGCTGCTGGCCCTCGTGGAGACGATCTACCACCGGGCCCTGGCCGAGGCCGAGTGGAGCGTGGTGCGGCGCTGCGCCGGCGTGATGGGGTTGGTTCATCCCCAGTTGGAGGATGCGCTCACCGATCTGCTCGTGCGCCAGAAGCAGGTGGTGGTGGGGCGCAACTACACCCACGACTCTTTGATCAGCCAACCCCAGGGCAGCCTGGCGATCGCGGCGATGATCGAGCGCTTCAGCGGCGAGGACGGCCGCGAATGCATGCTCCAGCAGGAACTGCTGCTGGCCCTCGATGGCCTGGCCCGGTTGGAGCCGGCCCTGCTCAGCGGCAGCCTCACCCTGCAGCTGGGTCAGCTGCTGCTGCTGCTCACCGGCGAACTGGCCAGCGAGCGCGACCTGCCCGCCGATGACGCCTTCGAGGCCCTCTGCGACCTGCCCCCCCACGCGATCCGGCGCCGGCTGCGGGCGGTGCTGGCCGACGCCGACCACGCCAAGGCGGCCCTGCAACGCAAGGAGCAGCTGCACGTCAGCGGGCGCGTGCGCTGGGAGGTGCCTGACCCCCTGGAGGATCTCCCCAGCGGCGGCAACTGGCTGCAGCACCGGCAGCGGCTGGGGGCGTTGCAGCGGGTCCCGGGCGAGTTCTACGCCGGCATCTGGAACCTGCTGCACCACTGCCAGGGGGTGGTGATCGGCGACAAGCTGGAGCGGCGCAACCGCCTGGATGGCGATCTGGTTGCGGAGATGACGGCCGGGGAACGCAACTTCGCCTCCCTTGTGGAGCACCTGCTCAGCAAGATCGAGGCCCCCGAGTACCGGCAGCTCTGCACCGAAACGCTGCTCTCCCTGATCGCCTTCATCGAGGCCAACCCCCGGGTGGAGTTCGCCGATTACCTGGCGCTGGATGTGGTGATCGGCCACGCCGTTCGCGTGGGCTGGCAACAGAAGCACACCTACCAGAACGCCTCCAGCTATCCGCTGCACAAGGCGGAAGCCTGGGAGCACTTCTATGGAGCCTCACCGGCGGATTGCCGGCGTTGGCAGATCCTGGCCCTGAAGGAACTCACCCAGCTCAGCTGA